A region from the Bactrocera dorsalis isolate Fly_Bdor chromosome 1, ASM2337382v1, whole genome shotgun sequence genome encodes:
- the LOC125777472 gene encoding uncharacterized protein LOC125777472, whose protein sequence is MTLQDRLFEHYGLTIEANNDDDVDEGSEYGDAGTSPPSEVHYQTLSRTPFTLRDIEDSLTSFSGSGSLSIEDWLDEFNENAEAVHWNPLQKFIYAKQLLKGAAKLFIRSQRGITSFDMLAQALKSEFGITVSSIEVHRMLRNRRKRNNEDYKEYLYSLMELGKAIKLDDMSLIEYFVEGIPDSRQNKINLYQAKTIPELKEQIRVYEKVRSGRQQVTSSSLNQTTPKSVTTANQDSEKGKVKRCFKCGNVSHIAKDCNQAQPKCFKCGQPGHRAADCRDKQASVKTEKGSVNTLEEDLVPKVSEIGRCIFKDLTCKGVTFSALIDTGCDLCLIRNDILLMLGEDIELNNDKRRLRGISGSILDTVGSFTIPVHVDNLQLEVTFHAVRERDMHYSAIVGNSILKYVNLIVSEDLAEFKAKTVKNEVDSTSQSITTLTNSDLRNRELVDATKQQKVDVLEEFKDLCCIVEKCDVSEPEVDLSHLQVNNMNRVKELITGYKPKKTGESPIEMKILLTDDIPIYERPRRMSYADKKVVDDQITAKVTNVVRSCVECIVSESKSGKKEGFLTPIDKADRPLGTYHVDHVGPMEQTAKSYSYIFVVVDGFSKFVWLYPTRNTAADIVIDRLSRQASLFGNPKRIISDRGAAFTSNSFKEYCEKEGIEHLVIATGVPRGNGQVERIHRIIIPMLSKLCSEGSGHWYKHIERIQQTINNTPPRSTKFTPFKLLTGVEMRVGSDPKLSELLEEANIKELDEERENVRKAAQSNISKIQEENRKSFNKNRKEETKYRTNELVAIKRTQFGSGLKLKRKFLGPYKVSKVLAHGRYEVVKVGDHEGPGRTISIAEYMKKWEPSAQPESSFEPNEASGGPNVGRQHRSGRKT, encoded by the exons ATGACCTTACAAGACAGACTTTTCGAGCATTATGGCCTGACTATTGAGGCTAACAATGATGATGACGTTGACGAGGGCTCCGAATATGGCGACGCTGGCACTTCACCACCAAGTGAAGTCCATTACCAAACACTTAGTCGTACGCCATTTACTTTGCGCGATATTGAAGACTCATTAACGTCTTTTAGCGGTTCGGGTTCTTTGTCGATCGAGGATTGGTTAGacgaatttaatgaaaatgctgaGGCAGTTCATTGGAATCCATTGCAGAAATTTATATACGCTAAACAGCTGCTTAAGGGTGCAGCGAAACTTTTCATACGAAGTCAGCGAGGAATTACTAGTTTTGATATGTTAGCGCAGGCATTGAAATCTGAGTTTGGTATTACAGTGTCGTCCATCGAGGTTCACCGTATGCTACGAAATCGTCGAAAGCGTAACAATGAAGATTATAAAGAGTATCTTTATAGTCTCATGGAGTTGGGTAAGGCAATTAAACTTGACGATATGAgtttaattgaatatttcgtAGAGGGTATTCCTGATTCacgacaaaacaaaatcaacCTTTATCAAGCAAAAACCATACCAGAGTTGAAAGAGCAAATACGTGTCTATGAGAAAGTGCGATCTGGTCGCCAGCAAGTGACCAGCTCAAGCTTAAATCAAACAACTCCCAAATCAGTAACGACAGCTAATCAGGACTCAGAGAAAGGAAAAGTTAAACGATGCTTTAAGTGTGGTAATGTTTCTCATATAGCAAAAGATTGTAATCAGGCACAGCCTAAATGTTTTAAGTGTGGGCAACCAGGACATCGTGCGGCCGATTGTCGAGATAAACAAGCTTCAGTGAAAACCGAGAAAGGTAGTGTAAATACATTGGAAGAGGACCTAGTCCCAAAAGTTAGCGAAATTGGCAGGTGCATTTTCAAGGACTTGACATGCAAGGGTGTAACCTTTTCGGCATTAATCGATACCGGTTGTGACCTTTGTTTAATACGTAACGACATCTTGCTCATGTTGGGAGAAGATATTGAATTGAATAACGATAAGCGTCGGCTAAGAGGTATTAGTGGTAGTATCCTTGATACTGTAGGTAGTTTTACCATTCCAGTTCATGTTGACAATTTGCAACTTGAAGTTACATTCCACGCTGTGCGTGAACGTGATATGCATTACTCAGCAATAGTCGGTAATAGTATACTCAAATATGTAAACTTGATTGTATCGGAAGATTTGGCGGAATTCAAGGCAAAGACGGTTAAAAATGAGGTAGATAGTACATCACAAAGCATTACTACGTTAACAAATTCTGACTTACGCAATAGGGAATTAGTGGACGCAACGAAACAGCAGAAGGTTGATGTGCTAGAAGAATTCAAAGATTTGTGTTGTATAGTGGAAAAATGTGACGTTAGCGAGCCGGAAGTTGACTTGTCACATTTGCAGGTAAACAATATGAATAGGGTCAAAGAATTGATTACCGGTTATAAGCCAAAAAAGACGGGGGAATCTCcaatagaaatgaaaattttattgacggATGATATTCCAATTTATGAACGGCCTAGGCGCATGTCATACGCTGACAAAAAAGTCGTCGATGATCAG ATAACCGCTAAAGTCACGAATGTAGTTCGTAGTTGCGTAGAATGTATTGTGAGTGAAAGTAAGTCGGGGAAAAAAGAAGGATTCCTTACACCGATAGACAAGGCAGACAGACCTTTAGGGACCTACCATGTCGATCATGTAGGTCCAATGGAACAGACCGCTAAGTCATATAGTTACATATTTGTCGTGGTTGATGGGTTTTCAAAGTTCGTCTGGCTCTATCCGACTAGAAATACAGCAGCAGATATTGTTATAGACCGGCTTAGCCGACAGGCTTCATTGTTTGGAAATCCGAAACGCATTATATCCGACCGAGGTGCAGCGTTCACATCAAATTCTTTTAAGGAATACTGCGAGAAAGAAGGGATTGAACATCTTGTCATTGCCACTGGTGTACCCCGCGGGAATGGCCAGGTGGAGCGCATCCATAGAATTATCATTCCGATGTTGTCTAAGCTTTGTTCAGAAGGTTCAGGTCATTGGTATAAACATATAGAGCGTATTCAGCAGACAATAAACAATACTCCTCCTAGGAGTACAAAGTTTACACCCTTCAAGTTATTAACCGGAGTTGAGATGCGAGTAGGTTCTGACCCTAAATTAAGCGAATTATTAGAAGAAGCAAATATAAAAGAGTTAGACGAGGAACGGGAGAATGTGCGTAAAGCAGCACAATCAAATATTAGCAAAATACAAGAAGAAAATCGTAAATCATTCAATAAAAACAGAAAGGAAGAGACGAAATACCGGACAAACGAGTTAGTCGCCATTAAGCGCACACAGTTTGGTTCGGGATTAAAATTAAAGCGGAAATTTCTAGGTCCATATAAAGTAAGCAAAGTTTTGGCACATGGTAGGTATGAGGTAGTGAAAGTAGGCGACCACGAAGGCCCCGGCCGTACAATTTCTATTGCGGAATACATGAAAAAATGGGAGCCTTCGGCTCAACCTGAGTCATCATTCGAGCCGAATGAGGCGTCAGGAGGGCCGAATGTAGGACGGCAACACCGCAGTGGACGAAAGACCTAG
- the LOC125777473 gene encoding uncharacterized protein LOC125777473 has protein sequence MDETVCPNVPTRPVKTIARKGQKQVGSSTSAEKGTNVSLALAVSASGQSIPPFFLFPRVNMKEIFMTHASHGAVGVANGSGYMNSDVFPQFMRHFIKHIGANADSPTMLLLDNHGSHLSIEAIDLALDHGITLLSFPPKCTHKMQPLDVAVFAPFKGMMTVKHDAWKKSNIGVIFDLHHVPLLVDQCLDVMLTPKTIKSGFRTTGIYPFNPQIFTEVDFVASKLSGKHSS, from the coding sequence ATGGATGAAACCGTGTGCCCGAACGTGCCAACCAGACCTGTCAAAACCATCGCGCGCAAAGGACAAAAGCAGGTCGGCTCATCAACATCTGCCGAAAAAGGCACCAATGTGTCTTTAGCTTTGGCCGTCAGCGCTAGTGGCCAGTCTATACCGCCATTCTTCCTCTTTCCCCGAGTCAACATGAAAGAGATTTTTATGACTCATGCGAGTCATGGCGCTGTTGGTGTTGCGAACGGTTCTGGTTACATGAACTCTGACGTATTCCCTCAATTCATGCGTCATTTCATCAAGCACATCGGTGCTAATGCCGATTCGCCAACCATGTTGCTGCTGGACAACCACGGTTCGCATTTATCGATCGAGGCGATAGATTTAGCGTTGGATCATGGCATCACGTTGCTGtcttttccgccgaaatgcacGCACAAAATGCAGCCGCTAGATGTTGCGgtatttgcaccatttaaaggcATGATGACCGTGAAGCATGATGCATGGAAAAAGTCCAACATTGGTGTCATTTTCGATCTGCATCATGTGCCGCTCCTTGTCGATCAGTGCCTCGATGTTATGTTAACGCCGAAAACCATCAAATCCGGCTTCCGAACAACTGGCATCTACCCGTTCAACCCGCAAATTTTCACTGAAGTTGACTTTGTCGCTTCGAAACTGAGCGGCAAACATTCATCATag